Below is a window of Syntrophorhabdaceae bacterium DNA.
GCCGTTCTTCGGGGCTGAGATAGGTGTTCCTGGAGCTCATTGCGAGGCCGTCACTTTCCCGGACCGTAGGGTAGGGGACGATCTCGATATCCATGTTCAGGTCCCGTACCATCCTTTCGATAACCTTTAATTGCTGGTAATCCTTCTGCCCGAAGATGGCAAAGTGAGGTTTGACGATATTGAAGAGCTTGGCCACCACCGTTGCAACACCGGTAAAATGGCCTGCCCTTGTCTTCCCGCAGAGATGATCCTGCAGCTTCCTCACTTCGATGTATGTTGAGTATCCTTCCGGGTACATCTCCCGCGCGTCAGGATAGAAGATGATGTCCGTCTTTTCCCGGTCGAGGAGCTGCGCGTCCCGGTCGAAGTTCCTCGGATATTTTGCGAGGTCTTCTTTGGGTCCGAACTGGGTAGGGTTCACAAAGATGCTTGCTGCAACGATGTCGCCCAGTTCGCGTGCCTTTCTGACAAGGGCAAGGTGACCCTCGTGGAGGTAGCCCATGGTAGGCACAAATGCGATCTTCTTATCTTTTCTTAACTGGTCCGATACAGCCTGCATCTCTTTGACGGTCGTAATGGTTTTCATGTTAGTGGAATGAGTGGGAATCATCCGGAAATGCCCCCGTCTTCACCTCTTCAATAAAGTTTTTTACTGCCCCGTCGATATCTTTCTGCAGGTTGCAGTATTGTTTCACGAATTTGGGTCTGAAATCACCGAGAAGACCGAGAAGGTCGTGGATAACGAGGACCTGCCCGTCGCAGTCCGGACCGGCGCCGATGCCTATGGTCGGGATCGAGAGCATCTCCGTGATCTCTTTTCCCAGTTGACGCGGCACGCACTCAAGGACGATCATGAACGCGCCTGCCTCCTCGACCGCCTTCGCGTCAGCGATAAGGGCATCGACCTCTGCCCCTTTTCCCTGGACCTTGTAGCCTCCCATCCTGTGGATCGACTGCGGGGTGAGACCGATGTGGCCGACAACAGGGATCTCTATATCGACAAGCGCCCTGATGACGTCCTTCATCTTTGTCCCGCCTTCCAGCTTGACCGCTTCTGCGCCGCTTTCCTTTATCATCCTCCCCGCGTTCCTCTTTGCCTGCTCGATGCTTTCATGGTATGACATGAAGGGCATGTCGATGATGACAAAGGACCTTTTTACCGCCCTTGTGACGGGCTTTGTGTGGTGTATCATTTCATCTACGGTTACCGGGATAGTGTTGGGATAGCCGAGGACCGCGGAACCGACGGAATCACCGACAAGGATCGTATGGACCCCCGCGTTATCGATGATCTTCGCCATCGGATAATCATAGGCCGTGAGCATAGCGATCTTTTCTTTGCCTTTCATGCCTTTAAGAACCGGTACGGTAATCTTTTCCATATTGCTCCTTCAAAAAAAAGCCTTCTGAACTGGTTCAGAAGGCTTTTTTATTTCTCTCGTTCCTTCCGTCTCGGTCCAGTAAATCAGATCCAAGCGGTATGTCGGGAATATTGAAACAATTTATTTAAAAGATGTCAATATATTTTTATAAGGCAAAACCCGTAAATCGTGAATCGTCAGGCGTGAGGGGGAAACCCCGTAAAAGGTGATAGGTAATAGGTGATAGGTGATGGGTGATAGGTGATAGGTGATAGGCTTCAGGGCACGGCGTTTTGTCATTGCGAGCACCTTTCCCTCTGTCATTGCGAGGAGCGGAGCGACGCGGCAATCTCATTAATGGGATCGCCACGGCTTCGCCTCGCGATGACGATATGTTTTGAACATTAGTGCTTAGAATTTTGATATTAAACCGATATTGTTTAGAAATTAGTGCTTCGCATTTCGTGCTTACTGCATACTGCTTACTCTTTGTTGATCTTGCTATGAGCCCTTCGCCCTCAGCTCTCCGCTCCCTTACATCCCTTCATATTCAAATGTCTTGTAATTATAGAGGCTTACGAATGCTTCATCGTCGTCCAGGAACTCGTCGTAGGACATTTCTTTCAATACCATGCTGCTGCCGCAGTTCGGGCAGAAGACCTCCGGAACCTCTCCGTCCAGAAATATATAACCACACAGATCACATATATATTCATCGGGTATTCTCAATTGCCTTCCTCCTTTTTTCCCTGCAACCGTCATCTTCCATACACCGCATGTGGATTATGCACCACGTCCTGAACTTACAATAATCTCCAGGATGGGGGCATGGATTATTCTCTGTCTCAATCTGTATATTATATTTCCGGCAGATCAGATCCTTCTTTACCGTCATGCCCGTCGCGTCCACTGTGAATATATGTATGAAACTTCAAAAGTCAATGACGGTTACACACAGATTCTACGCGAAAAACTCACTGATAATCAACTGAAAATTTTTCTTTATTGCCTTTTCACCCCTGACCAGCTCGCCGTGCCCCGGTACGAGACACTCTATATCGAGCTGCGCCAGCTTTGCTATACTGTTGGCGAGAAGCTCCATGTCCCCGCCGGGAAGGTCTGTCCTTCCCACGCCCATGTAGAAGAGCGTATCGCCGGAGATCAACGTTCGTTTTTCCTTCCAGTACAGGCAGATAGACCCCGGTGAGTGACCCGGGGTCGGAATGACCTGGAAGACCTTCCCGCCGATGTCCACGGTCCCTTCCTTCAGGAACAGTGTGAAGGGTTTTTTTGGCAGTGTGCAACCGGTGGCCATAAAAAGCTCCCTGCCGCCATCGTGAAGAAAGGCGTATTCCTCTTTTCCTATCGCCTTGAGGATATCGTTGTCAAAACGCTCGATCGCCTCGATATGATCCGGGTGGCTGTGGGTGCATAGGATCATCTGTACCTTATTGATATCCTTGCCATCTTTCGCCATGCCTTCAAGAACGTGGTTGAAGAGATGGGCATGCCCCGGGTCGATAAGGGTCGGCACCTTCCCGTCTATAAAGATCGTATTGCAATTATTTGCTTCATAAGAAAGCCACGGGTAAACGTACAGGTCATCAAAGATTTTCATACAAACTCCTCAAATTAATTAGCTATCAGCTATCAGCCTTCAGCTATCAGCCTTCAGCTATCAGCCATTGGCCTCTTTTTTGTTGTCATCGCGAGCGCAGCGCGGCAATCTCACTAATAGATCGCCACGTCGCTTCGCTCCTCGCGATGACTGAAGGAATGGAAATTCCTCGCGATGACTGAAGGAATGGAAATTCCTCGCGATGACAACATAGAATTGAACGTTGAACAGTCTTTAAATCCTCAACCTTTCCACATCCACATCGATCCTTGCAAAATGGGCTGTTCTCCTGGTTCCGTTGTTGATCTCCAGGTTTATCTGCTGTGTCTCGTGTTTTCCGTAGAACCCGAGTATGCTGGCAGCGATGGTGAGCATGTCTTTATCGGCAGATCCTTTGATAATACCTTTTGGGCCTTTGAAATCTGCCGGGGAAAGAAGTACATATGGCGCTGCCCACAGCGCCTCCAGGGTTTCGTTCTCTTTCTGGTTCCTGCCTATGACGAGCTTTGTTCCATGATCGAGCCTGAAATGTCTCCCAAGGGTCAAAAGCTCGATGTCTTTTATAGTGAAGTCCTTGTCATTATTAAAAAGATCCCTCAACTTGCCGGAGAATATAGGGTCCGTCAGCAGACAGCCCCCGCCGGGACTGCTGTATGCTTTCAGGCGATATTCATCGACGAGGCTTTGCTGTGTTGCCCTTGACCTGCCCGATACGCTGAGCAGTTGTTCCCTGTCCACAATGCCCGTCATTTCCGGTTCTGAAGGTGAAAATAGTCTTGCGGAAAGAGGTCGCACGATAAGAC
It encodes the following:
- a CDS encoding MBL fold metallo-hydrolase codes for the protein MKIFDDLYVYPWLSYEANNCNTIFIDGKVPTLIDPGHAHLFNHVLEGMAKDGKDINKVQMILCTHSHPDHIEAIERFDNDILKAIGKEEYAFLHDGGRELFMATGCTLPKKPFTLFLKEGTVDIGGKVFQVIPTPGHSPGSICLYWKEKRTLISGDTLFYMGVGRTDLPGGDMELLANSIAKLAQLDIECLVPGHGELVRGEKAIKKNFQLIISEFFA
- the panB gene encoding 3-methyl-2-oxobutanoate hydroxymethyltransferase, which produces MEKITVPVLKGMKGKEKIAMLTAYDYPMAKIIDNAGVHTILVGDSVGSAVLGYPNTIPVTVDEMIHHTKPVTRAVKRSFVIIDMPFMSYHESIEQAKRNAGRMIKESGAEAVKLEGGTKMKDVIRALVDIEIPVVGHIGLTPQSIHRMGGYKVQGKGAEVDALIADAKAVEEAGAFMIVLECVPRQLGKEITEMLSIPTIGIGAGPDCDGQVLVIHDLLGLLGDFRPKFVKQYCNLQKDIDGAVKNFIEEVKTGAFPDDSHSFH
- the panC gene encoding pantoate--beta-alanine ligase; translated protein: MIPTHSTNMKTITTVKEMQAVSDQLRKDKKIAFVPTMGYLHEGHLALVRKARELGDIVAASIFVNPTQFGPKEDLAKYPRNFDRDAQLLDREKTDIIFYPDAREMYPEGYSTYIEVRKLQDHLCGKTRAGHFTGVATVVAKLFNIVKPHFAIFGQKDYQQLKVIERMVRDLNMDIEIVPYPTVRESDGLAMSSRNTYLSPEER